In Silene latifolia isolate original U9 population chromosome X, ASM4854445v1, whole genome shotgun sequence, the following proteins share a genomic window:
- the LOC141620183 gene encoding uncharacterized protein LOC141620183: protein MIRREYIRRGPCQPSNYTFPKTKRNFVRKWFEKYKPWLEYSIEKDAAYCFVCYLFKNDSACGGDAFVNGGFRTWSKSSAFDKHVGNHMSAHNNAMKNFDIFNKQKSSIACCFEKFTNEAKSDYRIRLENSIEALRFICLQGLASRGHDESGKSLNQGNYLELVKIFTKRDKNTPRAPVLKTPGNCTLTSPDIQRDIISVFAKETTKKIIEELDGGFFGILADESADIAYKEQMSLCLRYVDKRGAVVERFLGIVHVGNTTSLTLKAAIQQLLLVNSLTLSSVRGQGYDGPSNMRGSINGLKSLIMNESPCAYYVHCFAHQLQLTLIAVAKKNVDCSELFDSLAILLNVIASSPKRKEIFRDKQAEHLEKALQMGEVASWSGLNQEKGLNRPGDTRWGSHFKTILSVFSSFSIVLDVLEAIGDFCDGLELVKVEKRHILCEHLILFSLDN from the coding sequence ATGATAAGACGAGAATATATTCGGAGGGGTCCTTGTCAGCCTAGTAACTACACATTTCCTAAAACTAAGCGTAACTTTGTTCGTAAATGGTTTGAAAAGTATAAGCCTTGGCTTGAGTATAGTATAGAAAAGGATGCAGCGTATTGCTttgtttgttatttatttaagAATGATAGCGCTTGTGGAGGTGATGCTTTTGTTAATGGGGGTTTTAGAACATGGAGTAAAAGTAGTGCCTTTGATAAGCATGTTGGTAATCATATGAGCGCTCATAACAATGCTATGAAGAATTTTGATATATTCAACAAACAAAAGTCCTCTATAGCTTGTTGCTTTGAAAAGTTTACAAATGAAGCTAAAAGTGACTATCGCATTCGGTTAGAAAATTCAATTGAAGCATTGAGATTTATTTGTTTACAAGGATTGGCATCTCGTGGTCATGATGAAAGTGGAAAATCATTGAACCAAGGAAATTATCTTGAACTTGTGAAAATATTTACCAAGCGTGACAAAAATACGCCTAGAGCTCCCGTATTAAAAACACCTGGAAATTGTACACTTACCTCCCCTGATATTCAAAGGGATATCATAAGTGTTTTTGCAAAAGAGACAACCAAAAAAATTATTGAAGAGTTAGATGGTGGCTTTTTTGGTATTCTTGCAGATGAGTCGGCTGATATAGCATATAAAGAGCAAATGTCTCTTTGCTTGCGATATGTTGATAAAAGAGGAGCGGTTGTAGAGAGGTTCCTGGGTATTGTGCATGTGGGTAACACTACTTCTTTAACACTTaaagctgcaatacaacaactgCTTCTTGTGAATTCTCTTACTTTGTCGAGTGTTAGAGGTCAAGGTTATGATGGTCCTAGCAATATGCGGGGTTCTATTAACGGTCTTAAAAGTTTAATCATGAATGAGTCTCCATGTGCTTATTATGTTCATTGTTTTGCTCACCAACTTCAGCTAACTCTTATTGCGGTGGCTAAGAAAAATGTTGATTGTAGTGAACTTTTTGATTCACTTGCTATTTTACTAAATGTGATTGCATCTTCACCTAAACGTAAAGAAATATTTAGAGATAAACAAGCAGAACATCTTGAGAAAGCATTACAAATGGGTGAAGTTGCATCATGGAGTGGCTTAAATCAAGAAAAGGGTTTAAATAGACCGGGTGATACTCGTTGGGGATCTCACTTTAAAACCATTTTGAGTGTGTTTTCTTCATTTTCCATCGTTCTGGATGTTCTTGAAGCCATTGGTGATTTTTGTGATGGTCTTGAGCTAGTAAAGGTAGAGAAACGGCACATACTATGCGAACATTTGATTTTGTTTTCATTGGACAATTGA